Proteins from a genomic interval of Thermoanaerobacterium sp. PSU-2:
- a CDS encoding glutamine synthetase III: MSENSLKNIFGANVFNDAVMRERLPKQTYNALRKTIDEGLPLDPKVADVVANAMKDWAIEKGATHFTHWFQPLTGITAEKHESFISPTPDGKVITEFSGKELIKGEPDASSFPSGGLRATFEARGYTAWDCTSPAFVKDNVLYIPTAFCSYTGEALDLKTPLLRSMEALSKEALRVLKLFGNNTSKRVITTVGPEQEYFLIDKKLYEKRKDLILTGRTLFGAKPPKGQEMEDHYFGTIRERVFEFMKELDEELWKLGISAKTEHNEVAPAQHELAPIFNTTNIATDHNQLTMDIMKKVALRNDLVCLLHEKPFAGVNGSGKHNNWSMSTDDGLNLLDPGKTPHENAQFLVFLCAVIKAIDEYADLLRVSCATPGNDHRLGANEAPPAIISIFLGDQLTDILEQIGETGGATNSKQGGELKIGVTTLPTLHKDSTDRNRTSPFAFTGNKFEFRMVGSSSSVATANYILNTIVAEVLSEIADRLEKADNFDEEVQKILKEIVINHKRVIFNGNGYSEEWVKEAEKRGLPNIASTVDAIPALLKDKNVKVMEKHGVLSKVEMESRYEIMLENYSKTINIEALTMLDMAKKQILPAVLKFIKNVADSINAVKETGLDASVDAQADLLKEVSSLTAEFKKRIDNLESAVNNASNIEGDSFAVAKYYRDEVFAKMGELREIGDKLETLVDADIWPLPTYADMLFYV, encoded by the coding sequence ATGTCAGAAAATTCTTTGAAAAATATTTTTGGCGCCAATGTATTTAATGACGCAGTGATGAGAGAGCGTCTGCCAAAGCAAACATACAATGCTTTAAGAAAGACAATCGACGAAGGTTTGCCGCTTGACCCAAAAGTTGCAGACGTAGTAGCAAACGCGATGAAAGACTGGGCTATCGAAAAAGGAGCGACGCATTTTACACATTGGTTTCAACCATTGACAGGTATTACTGCAGAAAAACACGAATCTTTTATTTCTCCTACACCAGACGGTAAAGTCATCACAGAATTTTCAGGCAAAGAACTTATAAAAGGTGAGCCTGATGCATCGTCATTCCCTTCAGGTGGATTAAGGGCTACATTCGAAGCAAGAGGCTATACTGCATGGGATTGTACATCTCCTGCATTTGTCAAAGATAATGTCCTATACATCCCAACCGCATTTTGCTCATACACTGGCGAAGCACTAGACTTAAAGACACCTTTATTGCGCTCTATGGAAGCATTATCAAAAGAAGCATTAAGAGTTCTTAAGTTATTTGGAAATAACACTTCAAAAAGAGTCATAACAACTGTTGGTCCAGAGCAAGAGTATTTTTTGATAGACAAAAAATTGTATGAAAAACGCAAAGACTTAATATTAACAGGCAGAACATTATTTGGCGCAAAACCACCAAAAGGCCAAGAAATGGAAGACCATTATTTCGGCACCATCAGGGAAAGAGTTTTCGAATTTATGAAAGAACTTGATGAAGAGCTTTGGAAGTTAGGCATATCAGCTAAAACCGAGCACAACGAAGTCGCACCTGCTCAACATGAATTAGCGCCAATCTTCAATACGACAAACATAGCAACGGATCACAATCAGTTAACAATGGATATAATGAAAAAAGTGGCTTTGAGAAATGATTTAGTATGTTTATTGCACGAAAAACCATTCGCCGGTGTCAACGGATCTGGAAAGCACAACAACTGGTCTATGAGCACAGATGACGGTTTAAATTTATTAGATCCTGGAAAAACTCCACATGAAAATGCACAATTTTTGGTTTTCCTGTGTGCAGTTATCAAGGCAATCGATGAATACGCTGATTTATTAAGAGTATCATGTGCAACACCTGGAAATGACCACAGGCTTGGTGCAAATGAAGCTCCACCGGCAATAATCTCGATTTTCTTAGGCGATCAATTAACAGATATTTTAGAACAAATAGGCGAAACTGGTGGTGCTACAAACTCAAAGCAAGGTGGAGAATTAAAAATCGGCGTAACGACGCTTCCTACGCTTCACAAAGATTCCACCGACAGAAACAGAACATCCCCATTCGCATTTACCGGAAACAAATTCGAGTTTAGAATGGTAGGTTCTTCATCATCAGTAGCAACTGCAAACTACATCTTAAATACGATTGTAGCAGAAGTTTTATCAGAAATTGCAGATAGACTTGAAAAAGCTGATAATTTTGATGAAGAAGTTCAAAAAATATTAAAAGAGATCGTAATAAATCATAAAAGAGTAATCTTCAACGGAAATGGGTATTCAGAAGAATGGGTAAAAGAAGCTGAAAAGAGAGGACTTCCAAATATAGCTTCAACCGTCGATGCTATTCCTGCCCTTTTGAAAGATAAAAATGTGAAGGTCATGGAAAAACACGGCGTATTAAGCAAGGTAGAAATGGAATCTCGCTATGAAATAATGCTTGAAAACTACTCAAAGACTATAAACATAGAAGCGTTGACAATGCTTGATATGGCTAAAAAGCAGATTCTTCCGGCAGTCTTAAAATTCATTAAAAATGTTGCAGACTCTATAAACGCAGTCAAAGAAACTGGTTTAGACGCTTCAGTTGACGCACAAGCCGATTTATTGAAGGAAGTTTCTTCATTGACAGCCGAATTTAAGAAGAGAATCGATAATCTCGAAAGCGCCGTAAATAATGCATCAAATATTGAAGGAGATTCTTTTGCTGTAGCTAAATATTACAGAGATGAAGTATTCGCAAAAATGGGAGAGCTTAGAGAAATAGGCGACAAACTAGAAACATTAGTTGATGCTGATATTTGGCCACTTCCAACATACGCCGATATGCTTTTCTACGTATAA
- the smpB gene encoding SsrA-binding protein SmpB has product MSSKNIKVLAQNKKASHDYFIDEVYEAGIVLFGTEVKSVRMGKVNLNDSFARIENNEVFLYNMHISPYEKGNIFNKDPLRTRKLLLNRREINKLTGYVTQKGYTLVPLRVYLKHGLVKVELAVARGKKLYDKREDMARRDAKREIERHFKESQHI; this is encoded by the coding sequence ATGAGTAGTAAAAATATAAAGGTGCTTGCACAAAACAAAAAAGCCAGTCACGACTACTTTATAGATGAAGTTTATGAAGCAGGCATTGTGCTTTTTGGTACAGAAGTCAAATCTGTACGCATGGGCAAAGTAAATTTGAATGACAGTTTTGCTCGTATAGAAAACAATGAGGTTTTCTTATACAATATGCATATAAGCCCATATGAAAAAGGCAATATTTTTAACAAAGATCCGCTTAGAACGAGGAAATTGCTTCTTAATAGAAGAGAGATTAATAAATTGACTGGCTATGTCACTCAAAAAGGCTATACATTGGTTCCTTTAAGGGTTTATCTTAAACATGGGCTTGTAAAGGTGGAATTAGCAGTTGCCAGAGGCAAAAAATTGTACGATAAAAGAGAAGATATGGCAAGAAGAGATGCTAAGAGAGAGATAGAAAGGCATTTTAAAGAAAGTCAGCATATATGA
- the rnr gene encoding ribonuclease R, whose translation MNFKDKLLELFNDENYKPSRIENILKMLDVDYSQKGIVEELLKDLEKDGTIYKTKNEKYALSERLDIIKGKIDATSRGFAFLIPENESIKDIFISKDNLNSAMQNDTVLVRVTKKVEGKKWEGEVVKILKRANSTIVGTFEKSRNFGFVVPDDRSITQDVFISKADTMNAEDGMKVVVKITKWPEKRRSPEGKIIEILGRKNDPGVDVLSVIRSYNIPEEFPKKVIKESENIQEKISSEEITGRIDLRHLNIVTIDGEDAKDLDDAVAVEKLDSGDYILYVSIADVSHYVKEGSELDKEALNRGCSVYFIDRVIPMLPHRLSNGICSLNPSEDRLTLTVKMKIDKNGNVVDHDIFESIIRSKERMTYTNVYKILEENDEKLKERYKDLIEDFNNMRDLAKILLERRKRRGSVDFDFEEAKIIVDEKGKPIDIVKVERNIAHRIIEEFMLVANETVAEHMHWINVPFVYRVHEHPDMEKLMAFNKFIHNLGYHIKGIGGDEIHPKALQELIKQVRGKNEQRVVETLLLRSLKRARYSPEDLGHYALATQYYTHFTSPIRRYPDLIIHRIIKENIHGKLNEKRQEHYNKILNDISLKASERERAADSAEKEIEDLKKVEYMKERIGNIYKAIIANVTNYGFFVELDNTVEGLVDIDTLDDDYYHYDDETYTLIGERTNRKFSIGDVVYVKVVGANVDRREIDFVLATPDEIRDVEGA comes from the coding sequence ATGAATTTTAAAGATAAATTGTTAGAGCTTTTTAATGACGAAAATTACAAACCTTCAAGGATTGAAAATATTTTAAAAATGCTTGACGTGGATTACAGTCAAAAGGGCATTGTTGAGGAGCTATTAAAGGATTTAGAAAAAGATGGGACAATATATAAGACAAAAAATGAAAAGTACGCTTTGTCAGAAAGATTGGATATAATAAAAGGCAAAATAGATGCCACATCAAGAGGGTTTGCTTTTTTGATACCTGAAAATGAAAGCATTAAGGATATATTTATTTCGAAAGATAATTTAAACAGTGCAATGCAGAATGATACAGTTCTTGTTCGGGTTACAAAGAAAGTTGAAGGGAAGAAGTGGGAAGGAGAAGTTGTAAAAATACTCAAGAGGGCTAATTCTACCATTGTAGGCACTTTTGAGAAAAGCCGCAATTTTGGTTTTGTAGTTCCCGATGATAGAAGCATTACGCAAGATGTATTTATTTCAAAGGCTGACACCATGAATGCCGAAGATGGCATGAAGGTGGTAGTTAAAATAACTAAGTGGCCGGAAAAGCGGAGAAGTCCTGAAGGAAAAATAATTGAAATTTTAGGTAGGAAAAACGATCCTGGAGTAGATGTATTGTCAGTGATTCGTTCATACAACATACCTGAAGAATTTCCAAAGAAAGTCATAAAAGAATCAGAAAACATACAAGAGAAAATATCAAGTGAAGAAATAACAGGAAGGATAGATTTGCGTCACTTAAATATTGTAACGATAGATGGTGAAGATGCAAAAGACCTTGATGATGCTGTGGCAGTAGAGAAGCTTGATAGTGGTGACTATATACTTTATGTCAGCATTGCAGACGTCAGTCATTACGTCAAAGAAGGTTCTGAGCTTGATAAGGAAGCTTTAAATAGAGGTTGCAGTGTGTACTTTATAGATAGAGTCATACCAATGTTGCCACACAGATTGTCAAACGGTATATGCAGTCTCAATCCATCTGAGGACAGATTGACACTTACGGTAAAGATGAAGATAGACAAAAATGGTAATGTTGTAGATCACGATATATTTGAAAGCATAATACGAAGCAAAGAAAGAATGACTTATACAAATGTGTACAAAATCTTAGAAGAAAATGATGAAAAATTAAAAGAGCGATATAAAGATTTAATAGAAGATTTTAATAATATGAGAGATTTGGCAAAGATTTTGTTAGAAAGAAGGAAAAGGCGCGGTAGTGTAGACTTTGATTTTGAAGAAGCGAAAATAATTGTAGATGAAAAGGGAAAACCAATTGATATTGTAAAAGTCGAAAGAAATATAGCACATAGGATTATTGAGGAATTTATGCTTGTTGCAAATGAGACAGTTGCTGAGCACATGCATTGGATCAACGTGCCTTTTGTGTACAGGGTTCATGAGCATCCGGACATGGAGAAACTGATGGCATTTAATAAATTCATACATAATTTAGGTTATCACATAAAGGGCATTGGAGGAGATGAAATACATCCAAAAGCATTGCAAGAGCTTATAAAGCAAGTGAGAGGCAAAAATGAACAAAGAGTTGTTGAGACGCTTCTACTAAGGTCTTTAAAGAGGGCCAGATATAGCCCAGAGGATTTAGGACATTATGCTTTGGCGACGCAGTATTATACACACTTTACATCGCCTATAAGGAGATATCCTGACCTTATAATCCATAGGATTATCAAAGAGAATATTCATGGTAAATTGAATGAGAAGCGGCAGGAACATTATAACAAAATATTAAATGACATTTCATTAAAAGCTTCAGAGAGGGAAAGAGCGGCTGATTCGGCGGAAAAAGAGATTGAAGATTTGAAGAAAGTAGAATACATGAAAGAAAGAATTGGGAATATATATAAAGCTATAATCGCCAACGTGACAAATTATGGCTTCTTTGTAGAGTTAGATAACACAGTAGAAGGATTAGTCGATATTGACACTCTTGATGATGACTATTACCATTATGATGATGAAACATATACGTTAATAGGCGAAAGAACGAATAGAAAGTTTTCTATAGGTGATGTTGTGTACGTAAAGGTAGTAGGTGCTAACGTGGACAGGAGGGAAATAGATTTTGTCTTGGCTACACCAGATGAAATCCGCGATGTTGAAGGTGCTTGA
- a CDS encoding M48 family metalloprotease codes for MILLAEVAAWVMRAALVSIYLSALSINVLIIPLGNGVIHNYVSLDILFILCSFFVNLIISGKPKFIFNDNTKNNRGKEYYFFLSLFHLLLFLLQGIKVKEVERNIVVLSDRIKVKLCPNYSYLRIDNVEPIKKIDFVKTIIVILIALAIIITSPFFFIKLNSYISKIVEIIGISKKFSCNIILIFGIEILSFYFSPYSLSPWWYRALPAISFSKKIKNSLYDFEIYECPIMPFLQNCPLGLAYKGRIYINPIISENNTVLKYVVAHEEGHIRAKYNNIMDLLSPIIFPWLAFFVTVGIEYLHFISKLRYTLWLIMLITASSISLIFLIFIKIRQICEERADEFAIRKIGIDNAIKALQELAYGDIMLPERHKYRYRTQAIKLIERLKQK; via the coding sequence TTGATTCTTTTAGCAGAAGTGGCAGCGTGGGTAATGCGCGCTGCCCTTGTATCCATTTATTTATCGGCACTTAGCATTAATGTATTGATAATCCCGTTAGGCAATGGAGTGATACATAACTATGTATCACTTGATATTCTATTTATTTTATGTTCTTTTTTTGTTAATTTAATTATTTCAGGGAAACCAAAATTTATTTTTAATGATAATACTAAGAATAACCGAGGGAAAGAATATTATTTTTTCTTGAGTTTGTTTCATTTACTGCTTTTTCTTCTTCAAGGGATAAAAGTTAAAGAGGTAGAAAGAAACATAGTAGTATTGTCAGATCGTATAAAAGTAAAGCTATGTCCTAATTATAGTTATTTGAGAATTGACAATGTTGAACCTATAAAAAAGATTGATTTTGTTAAAACAATAATTGTGATTTTGATTGCATTAGCAATTATAATTACTTCACCATTTTTCTTTATTAAATTAAATAGTTACATTTCTAAAATAGTAGAAATTATAGGTATTTCTAAAAAATTTTCATGTAATATAATATTGATTTTCGGTATTGAGATTTTATCATTTTATTTTTCACCTTATTCATTATCGCCATGGTGGTATAGAGCTTTACCTGCAATAAGTTTTAGTAAAAAAATTAAAAATTCCCTTTATGACTTTGAAATTTATGAGTGTCCAATAATGCCTTTTTTACAAAACTGCCCGCTTGGATTAGCATACAAAGGGAGAATATATATAAATCCTATAATTTCTGAAAACAATACAGTTTTAAAATACGTAGTTGCGCATGAAGAAGGACATATTCGTGCGAAATATAATAATATTATGGATTTACTTTCACCGATAATATTTCCGTGGTTAGCTTTTTTTGTTACAGTTGGAATTGAATATTTGCACTTCATAAGTAAGCTACGTTATACCTTATGGTTAATAATGCTTATAACAGCATCTAGTATAAGTTTGATATTTTTAATTTTCATAAAAATAAGGCAAATTTGTGAAGAACGAGCAGACGAGTTTGCTATCAGAAAAATAGGCATTGATAATGCAATAAAAGCCTTGCAAGAGTTAGCATATGGAGATATTATGCTGCCGGAAAGACATAAATATAGATATAGGACTCAAGCTATTAAATTAATAGAGAGGTTAAAACAAAAATGA
- a CDS encoding helix-turn-helix transcriptional regulator, whose product MDNETIIKRGSNELIFAYGESLLMNIKPDKKSFNMKIDEEELIRSKKENSYLISLLDNLIRKSTRYNFLIANGYFFILCNKNGYIIKLIYDDQLIDYFNELHFSEGNSLRIEDCGVNAVNLVMKHKRQAELCGKDHYCDLFRNWYCTAIPIFDSLNGEIIAYLDISCINISSIKEQGIMLKNIAMYIEEMIMYRYGKCNAIDKRLSLTEKSILSFLACGMDRKEIMYEMNISETTLRRHINKLKFKFKAKNDITLVLNAIDAGIIDTRGRLL is encoded by the coding sequence ATGGACAATGAAACTATAATAAAAAGAGGAAGTAATGAATTAATTTTCGCATATGGGGAATCATTGCTTATGAATATCAAACCAGATAAAAAATCATTTAATATGAAGATTGATGAAGAAGAATTGATAAGATCTAAAAAGGAAAATAGTTATTTAATATCTTTACTTGATAATCTTATTAGAAAAAGTACTAGATACAATTTTCTTATTGCAAATGGATATTTCTTTATTTTGTGTAATAAAAATGGTTATATAATTAAGCTTATATATGATGATCAATTAATTGATTACTTTAATGAATTGCATTTTTCAGAAGGTAATAGTTTAAGAATTGAAGACTGTGGTGTAAATGCAGTTAATCTTGTTATGAAACACAAAAGACAAGCTGAATTATGTGGTAAGGATCATTATTGCGATTTATTCAGGAACTGGTATTGTACAGCCATACCAATATTTGATAGTTTAAATGGAGAAATAATTGCATATCTTGATATCTCATGTATTAATATTTCAAGTATTAAGGAGCAAGGTATTATGCTTAAGAATATTGCAATGTACATAGAAGAAATGATTATGTATAGATATGGAAAATGTAATGCTATAGATAAGAGACTAAGTTTAACAGAAAAATCAATATTGTCATTTTTAGCATGTGGTATGGATAGAAAAGAAATAATGTATGAAATGAATATTTCAGAAACAACGTTAAGACGGCATATTAATAAATTAAAATTTAAATTTAAGGCAAAAAATGATATTACATTAGTCTTAAATGCTATAGATGCCGGTATAATAGATACTAGAGGTAGGTTGTTATAA
- the ppdK gene encoding pyruvate, phosphate dikinase gives MAKKYVYLFSEGNASMRNLLGGKGANLAEMTNLGLPVPQGFTVTTEACTKYYEDGKKISDEIVEEIYKNMAILEEINNKKFGDKKNPLLVSVRSGARVSMPGMMDTILNLGLNDDTVVGLAEATNNERFAYDSYRRFIQMFSDVVMGIEKNKFEAILDAVKEENGAKYDTDLTAENLKEVVKRYKELYKKEMGVDFPQDPKIQLLEAVKAVFRSWDNPRAIVYRRLNDIPSDWGTAVNVQTMVFGNMGNDSGTGVAFTRNPATGEKALFGEFLMNAQGEDVVAGIRTPQPISTLKDIMPEVYNQFTEIANKLENHYRDMQDIEFTIERSKLYMLQTRNGKRTAQAALKVAIDLVNEGLIDEKEAVLRVDPKQLDQLLHPMFDADALKAAKPIAKGLPASPGAAAGKVYFTADDAVEAAKGRGEKVVLVRMETSSEDIEGMVVAQGILTGRGGMTSHAAVVARGMGTCCVAGCSAALIDENQKIMKIGDIVVKEGDYISIDGSTGNVYLGEIKTVPPSLTGNFATLMSWADKYRKLKVKANADIPRDAKVAVEFGAEGIGLCRTEHMFFAEDRIPAMREMIVSKTEEQRRTALNKLLPMQRSDFEGLFETMGEHPVTIRLLDPPLHEFLPHEDEDIKALADEMGMTFEDLKATVESLKEFNPMLGFRGCRLAVKYPEIAEMQTRAIIEAAINVSNKLGISIEPQIMIPLIGDVKEMKYVKDIIVKTAEEVLKEKNSNIKYLVGTMIEVPRAALTADEIAKEAEFFSFGTNDLTQLTFAFSRDDAGKFLESYYDKKIYDFDPFAKLDQTGVGKLVEMGTKLGRQTRPELNVGICGEHGGDPSSIEFCHKVGLDYVSCSPFRVPIARLAAAQAAIKDEK, from the coding sequence ATGGCTAAGAAATATGTATATTTGTTTAGCGAAGGAAATGCGTCCATGAGAAATTTACTGGGCGGAAAAGGGGCAAACCTTGCTGAAATGACAAATCTGGGCTTACCCGTTCCGCAAGGCTTCACTGTTACAACAGAAGCTTGCACAAAATATTATGAAGATGGTAAAAAAATATCTGATGAAATAGTAGAAGAAATCTACAAAAATATGGCTATTTTAGAGGAAATAAACAACAAAAAGTTTGGAGATAAGAAAAATCCGTTATTGGTTTCAGTGCGTTCAGGTGCAAGAGTTTCAATGCCTGGAATGATGGATACAATTTTAAATCTTGGGTTAAACGATGATACTGTTGTAGGACTTGCTGAAGCTACTAACAACGAGAGATTTGCATACGACAGCTATAGAAGATTCATTCAGATGTTTTCAGATGTCGTTATGGGGATTGAAAAGAATAAATTCGAAGCAATATTGGACGCTGTCAAAGAAGAAAACGGTGCAAAATACGATACAGATTTGACTGCAGAAAACTTAAAAGAAGTCGTAAAGAGATACAAAGAACTGTACAAGAAAGAGATGGGCGTTGATTTCCCACAAGATCCAAAGATTCAGCTCTTAGAAGCTGTCAAAGCCGTATTTAGATCATGGGATAATCCAAGAGCTATTGTTTACAGAAGGTTAAATGATATACCAAGTGATTGGGGTACTGCTGTAAATGTTCAGACAATGGTATTTGGCAATATGGGCAATGATTCTGGTACAGGTGTGGCATTTACGAGAAATCCTGCAACAGGTGAAAAAGCTCTATTTGGCGAATTCTTGATGAATGCTCAGGGTGAAGATGTCGTTGCAGGTATAAGGACACCACAGCCAATATCAACATTAAAAGACATAATGCCTGAAGTGTACAATCAATTTACAGAAATTGCAAATAAACTGGAAAATCACTACAGGGATATGCAGGATATCGAGTTTACTATAGAAAGATCAAAGCTTTACATGCTTCAGACGAGAAATGGTAAGAGAACTGCTCAAGCGGCATTAAAAGTTGCAATAGATTTAGTAAATGAAGGCTTAATAGATGAAAAAGAGGCAGTGTTAAGGGTTGATCCAAAACAGCTTGACCAATTATTGCACCCAATGTTTGATGCAGATGCATTAAAAGCAGCAAAACCTATTGCAAAAGGTTTACCGGCATCACCAGGTGCAGCCGCAGGAAAAGTTTACTTTACAGCAGATGATGCAGTTGAAGCTGCAAAGGGTAGAGGCGAAAAAGTGGTACTTGTGAGAATGGAAACATCTTCTGAAGATATAGAAGGTATGGTTGTTGCACAAGGTATTTTGACTGGCCGTGGTGGTATGACATCACATGCTGCTGTTGTCGCTAGAGGAATGGGTACATGCTGTGTTGCTGGATGTAGTGCTGCATTGATTGACGAAAATCAGAAAATAATGAAGATCGGCGATATTGTAGTTAAAGAAGGTGACTACATATCAATTGATGGAAGCACTGGCAATGTATATTTGGGAGAAATAAAGACTGTTCCACCATCTTTGACAGGTAATTTTGCCACATTGATGAGCTGGGCAGACAAATACAGAAAGTTAAAAGTAAAAGCAAATGCTGATATACCAAGGGATGCGAAAGTTGCTGTAGAGTTTGGTGCTGAAGGAATAGGTCTTTGCAGAACAGAGCATATGTTCTTTGCTGAAGACAGAATACCTGCCATGAGGGAAATGATAGTATCAAAGACAGAAGAACAAAGAAGGACTGCTCTAAATAAACTTCTGCCTATGCAAAGGTCAGACTTTGAAGGATTGTTTGAGACAATGGGCGAGCATCCTGTTACAATACGTCTTCTCGATCCACCATTACATGAATTCTTACCACACGAAGATGAAGATATAAAAGCATTGGCTGATGAAATGGGAATGACATTTGAGGATCTAAAAGCGACTGTAGAAAGCCTCAAAGAATTTAACCCAATGCTTGGATTTAGAGGATGCAGGCTTGCTGTCAAGTATCCTGAAATAGCTGAAATGCAGACAAGGGCTATAATTGAAGCAGCAATAAATGTATCAAATAAGCTGGGTATTAGTATTGAACCACAGATAATGATACCTCTTATTGGCGATGTAAAAGAAATGAAATATGTAAAAGACATAATCGTAAAAACGGCTGAAGAGGTATTAAAAGAAAAGAATTCCAACATTAAGTACTTAGTTGGAACAATGATTGAGGTTCCAAGAGCTGCCCTTACAGCAGATGAGATTGCGAAAGAAGCAGAATTCTTCTCATTTGGTACAAATGATTTGACACAGCTTACATTTGCATTCTCAAGAGATGATGCTGGTAAGTTCTTAGAATCATACTATGACAAGAAGATTTACGACTTTGATCCATTTGCAAAACTTGATCAGACTGGCGTAGGCAAGCTTGTTGAAATGGGTACAAAACTTGGCAGACAGACGAGACCTGAATTAAATGTAGGAATATGTGGCGAGCATGGCGGAGATCCATCGTCAATTGAGTTCTGCCATAAAGTAGGACTTGATTATGTATCTTGCTCACCATTTAGGGTTCCAATCGCAAGACTTGCTGCTGCACAAGCTGCAATAAAGGATGAAAAATAA
- a CDS encoding pyruvate, water dikinase regulatory protein — translation MDENVAIYLVSDSSIDTAEHVAAIAASRFGTNISQIKKFPYVGDKNQIDEIIIDASNNKNSLIIHTMVVDELKRYLLNKARQYDLRIVDVMGPIMDAIEGTTGIAPTELFFHKRKLDEDYFRKMDAIEFAVKHDDGKDVNGLLLADVVILGVSRTSKTPLCMYLAHKYIKAANFPLVPEVDPPKELFEIDHNKIFGLMINIDNLVEIRKERLKSLGLDSKAVYAAKDRIIKELNYAKEVMERLDCTVIDVTNKAVEETASIILNKINKGGL, via the coding sequence GTGGATGAGAATGTTGCCATTTACCTTGTGTCTGATTCAAGCATTGATACGGCGGAGCATGTAGCAGCCATAGCTGCATCCAGATTTGGCACCAATATAAGTCAAATCAAAAAGTTTCCTTATGTTGGTGATAAAAATCAGATAGATGAGATAATAATAGATGCTTCTAATAATAAGAACAGCCTTATAATACATACGATGGTAGTCGATGAATTAAAACGATACCTTCTAAATAAGGCGAGGCAGTATGATTTGCGCATCGTTGATGTGATGGGGCCTATTATGGATGCTATAGAAGGTACTACTGGCATTGCACCTACAGAATTGTTTTTCCATAAGCGCAAACTTGATGAAGACTACTTCAGAAAGATGGATGCAATTGAGTTTGCAGTAAAACATGATGATGGAAAAGATGTGAATGGTCTATTGTTAGCCGACGTAGTGATATTAGGTGTTTCAAGGACATCAAAGACACCACTATGTATGTATCTTGCACATAAGTATATTAAAGCTGCAAATTTTCCATTGGTGCCTGAGGTGGATCCGCCAAAAGAGTTGTTTGAGATAGATCACAACAAAATATTTGGTCTTATGATAAATATTGATAACTTGGTAGAAATACGAAAAGAAAGGCTTAAGTCATTGGGTTTGGATTCTAAGGCAGTTTATGCTGCTAAAGATAGAATCATAAAAGAGCTTAACTACGCTAAGGAGGTGATGGAACGGTTAGATTGTACAGTGATTGATGTAACGAATAAAGCTGTCGAGGAAACAGCAAGCATAATATTAAATAAAATCAATAAAGGAGGACTATAA